A section of the Gossypium hirsutum isolate 1008001.06 unplaced genomic scaffold, Gossypium_hirsutum_v2.1 scaffold_991, whole genome shotgun sequence genome encodes:
- the LOC107928894 gene encoding uncharacterized protein — protein MEDHTFVVGQEFPDVKAFRNAIKEAAIAQHFELRIVKGDLIRYFAKCASEGCPWRIRAVKLPSAPTFTIRSLEGTHTCGKNAQNGHHQASVDWIVSFIEERLRDNINYKPKDILHDIHKQYGIIIPYKQAWRAKERGLAAIYGSSEEGYCMLPTFCEQIKKTNPGSIAEVFTTGADNRFQRLFISFHASICGFLSGCLPIVGLGGIQLKSKYLGTLLSATAFDADGGLFPLAFGIVDTENDDSWIWFLSELHKALEMNSEKMPQLTFLSDGQKGTLDAVRRKFPNSCQAFCMRYLSESISKEFKNSRLVHLLWKAAYATTTTAFKEKMAEIEEASPEAAKWIQQFPPSRWALLYFEGTRYGHLSSNIEEFNRWILDARELPIIQVVEQIHNKLMSEFEDRRTRSHSWFSVLAPSAETRMREVISRASTYQVLRSDEVEFEVISAERSDIVNIGKHACSCRDWQLYGIPCAHAAAAIMSCRKDVYAFAEKCFTVASYCEAYSEEIYPIPQKIDWNKFGEAPSTLNEDAQVVRPPKFRRPPGRPEKKRICVEELNREKHTVHCSRCNQTGHYKTTCKADIMKGIEQFEPCRI, from the coding sequence ATGGAAGACCACACTTTTGTTGTTGGTCAGGAGTTCCCTGATGTCAAGGCCTTCCGTAACGCTATTAAGGAAGCTGCCATTGCACAGCACTTTGAGCTGCGTATTGTAAAGGGTGACCTTATCCGTTACTTTGCTAAGTGCGCTTCAGAAGGATGTCCATGGCGTATTCGTGCAGTTAAGCTTCCCAGTGCTCCAACTTTCACAATTAGAAGTCTTGAAGGAACACATACTTGTGGGAAAAATGCACAAAATGGGCACCATCAAGCTTCTGTGGATTGGATTGTGAGTTTTATAGAGGAACGACTACGGGATAACATCAATTACAAGCCAAAGGATATATTGCATGACATTCATAAACAATATGGGATCATCATACCATACAAGCAAGCTTGGCGTGCAAAGGAACGGGGACTTGCTGCTATTTATGGCTCTTCAGAAGAAGGATACTGCATGCTTCCCACATTTTGTGagcaaataaagaaaacaaacccTGGAAGTATTGCAGAGGTATTCACCACTGGTGCAGATAACCGTTTCCAGCGGCTGTTTATTTCCTTTCATGCATCCATATGTGGATTCTTGAGTGGATGCTTGCCTATTGTTGGGCTTGGTGGAATCCAGCTTAAAAGCAAATACCTTGGTACTTTGCTTTCAGCAACTGCTTTTGATGCTGATGGTGGTTTATTTCCTCTTGCATTTGGCATTGTTGATACAGAAAACGATGATAGCTGGATCTGGTTCTTATCAGAGTTGCATAAGGCTTTGGAGATGAATTCTGAGAAAATGCCACAGCTCACATTTCTATCAGATGGTCAAAAAGGCACTTTAGATGCAGTAAGGAGAAAGTTCCCAAATTCTTGTCAGGCCTTTTGCATGCGCTATCTTAGTGAAAGCATTAGCAAAGAGTTCAAGAACTCAAGGCTTGTCCATCTTCTCTGGAAAGCTGCATATGCTACAACTACGACTGCTTTTAAAGAGAAAATGGCTGAAATAGAGGAGGCTTCTCCTGAAGCTGCAAAGTGGATACAGCAATTTCCTCCTTCCCGCTGGGCATTGTTGTATTTCGAAGGGACACGTTATGGGCACCTCTCATCAAACATTGAGGAATTTAATCGGTGGATTCTAGATGCTCGAGAGTTACCCATAATACAGGTGGTTGAGCAAATTCACAACAAATTGATGTCTGAGTTTGAGGACCGTCGAACTAGAAGTCATTCTTGGTTTTCTGTACTAGCCCCTAGTGCTGAGACACGCATGCGAGAAGTTATCAGCCGTGCATCAACATATCAAGTTCTGCGGTCAGATGAAGTAGAATTTGAGGTTATATCAGCTGAACGATCAGACATTGTGAATATTGGGAAACACGCTTGTTCATGTCGTGATTGGCAACTTTATGGAATACCTTGTGCACATGCTGCGGCAGCAATCATGTCATGCCGAAAAGATGTATATGCTTTCGCAGAGAAATGCTTTACAGTTGCCAGTTATTGTGAGGCATATTCAGAAGAGATATACCCCATTCCTCAGAAGATAGACTGGAACAAGTTCGGTGAGGCGCCTAGTACTTTGAATGAGGATGCCCAAGTTGTACGACCGCCCAAGTTTCGCCGGCCACCAGGACGCCCTGAAAAGAAACGGATATGCGTAGAGGAGCTTAATCGTGAGAAACACACGGTGCATTGTAGCAGATGTAACCAGACTGGTCACTATAAAACAACTTGCAAAGCAGATATTATGAAGGGTATTGAGCAGTTCGAGCCTTGTAGGATCTAA